Proteins encoded by one window of Nisaea sp.:
- the tolQ gene encoding protein TolQ encodes MDQTLVDTVTLGGTAAMDMSIWGLFMAADWIVKAVMVILIGASIWSWAIIVDKTLKMRRLSKAAAQFEESFWSGGSLEDLYDRIGGQPGDPMTGVFTAAMREWRRSAAKGLTTKGSDIRASLRQRIEQVMQLSISREMDRLEKHMTFLASVGSVAPFVGLFGTVWGIMNSFQSIAATKNTSLAVVAPGIAEALFATALGLVAAIPAVIAYNKISTDLGRYAGRLETFSSEFASILSRQLDEGG; translated from the coding sequence ATGGATCAGACACTAGTCGATACCGTGACGCTTGGAGGCACCGCCGCCATGGACATGAGCATCTGGGGCTTGTTCATGGCTGCGGACTGGATCGTGAAGGCCGTGATGGTCATCCTGATCGGCGCGTCGATCTGGAGCTGGGCGATTATCGTCGACAAGACTTTGAAAATGCGGCGGCTTTCCAAAGCTGCAGCGCAGTTCGAGGAATCATTCTGGTCCGGCGGGTCGCTTGAGGATCTTTATGATCGTATCGGCGGGCAGCCGGGCGATCCGATGACCGGTGTGTTCACGGCAGCGATGCGGGAGTGGCGCCGGTCTGCCGCCAAAGGGCTGACCACGAAAGGCTCAGACATCCGGGCCAGTCTGCGCCAGCGCATCGAACAAGTGATGCAGCTCTCGATTTCCCGGGAGATGGATCGCCTCGAAAAACACATGACCTTTCTTGCTTCGGTCGGCTCCGTCGCTCCATTTGTCGGGCTGTTCGGCACCGTCTGGGGGATCATGAACAGTTTCCAGTCCATCGCGGCGACCAAGAACACCTCACTTGCGGTGGTGGCGCCGGGTATTGCAGAGGCCCTGTTCGCAACGGCCCTCGGCTTGGTCGCGGCTATCCCCGCGGTGATCGCCTACAACAAGATTTCCACCGACCTTGGCCGTTATGCGGGACGTCTGGAAACCTTCTCCAGCGAATTCGCCTCCATCCTTTCCCGTCAGCTTGACGAGGGAGGCTGA
- the ybgC gene encoding tol-pal system-associated acyl-CoA thioesterase, translating to MSERLLQPAVTGFTADGTHLLRARVYYEDTDAGGVVYHANYLRFAERGRTEYLRDIGVSQSDLSDQEGVFFVVRRSEIDFRLPARLDDALEIQTVIAGIKGASFLVEQTISKTGTDGYLVRVVSTIACVDRKGRPARVPQSVKSKLDRHDGGGS from the coding sequence ATGTCTGAGCGGTTGCTGCAGCCTGCGGTGACGGGGTTCACGGCGGACGGTACACATTTGCTCCGCGCCCGCGTGTATTACGAGGATACGGATGCGGGTGGTGTTGTCTATCACGCCAACTATCTGCGTTTCGCCGAACGTGGCCGCACGGAATATCTCCGCGACATTGGTGTCTCCCAGTCGGATCTCTCCGACCAGGAAGGCGTTTTTTTCGTGGTCAGGCGCAGCGAGATCGATTTTCGCCTGCCGGCCCGGCTCGACGATGCGCTCGAAATTCAGACGGTGATTGCCGGGATCAAGGGCGCGTCGTTTCTGGTCGAGCAGACCATATCGAAGACGGGCACGGACGGATATCTGGTGAGGGTGGTCAGCACCATTGCCTGTGTGGACCGGAAGGGGCGCCCGGCGCGGGTGCCACAATCGGTGAAATCAAAATTGGACCGGCACGACGGAGGGGGATCGTGA
- the ruvB gene encoding Holliday junction branch migration DNA helicase RuvB, translating into MSDWDDGEEGRIVDGERSTEDTPERALRPVTLDDFVGQKQMRENLKVFIEAAKTREEAMDHALFFGPPGLGKTTLAQIVARELGVNFRATSGPVIAKAGDLAALLTNLQARDVLFIDEIHRLNPAVEEVLYPAMEDFQLDLIIGEGPAARSIRIDLPPFTLVAATTRSGLITTPLRERFGIPLRLQFYTPEELQSIVMRGASLLGMNLLPEGAAEVASRSRGTPRVAGRLLRRVRDFAAVAGVDEIDQKAADGALNRLDIDKRGLDAMDRRYLHCIADNYGGGPVGAETLAAALAEQRDVIEEVIEPYLLQQGLLQRTPRGRLLSESGYRYLGLAMPNRTPAEAAQMTLLDNNAEGEDV; encoded by the coding sequence GTGAGCGACTGGGACGATGGTGAAGAGGGCCGGATCGTCGATGGCGAACGGTCAACCGAGGACACGCCCGAGCGGGCGCTGCGTCCGGTTACCCTCGATGATTTCGTCGGCCAGAAGCAAATGCGGGAGAATCTGAAAGTCTTCATCGAGGCTGCGAAGACTCGCGAAGAGGCGATGGACCACGCGCTTTTCTTCGGCCCTCCCGGTCTTGGCAAGACCACACTGGCCCAGATCGTCGCCCGTGAGCTTGGGGTGAATTTCCGCGCCACATCCGGCCCGGTGATCGCCAAGGCCGGAGACCTTGCGGCCCTGCTGACCAACCTTCAGGCGCGCGACGTTCTCTTCATCGATGAGATACATCGCCTTAATCCTGCCGTAGAGGAAGTGCTCTATCCGGCCATGGAGGATTTTCAGCTCGATCTCATTATCGGCGAAGGCCCGGCGGCCCGGTCTATCCGGATCGATCTGCCACCTTTTACGCTGGTGGCGGCGACGACGCGGTCGGGCCTGATCACGACCCCTTTGCGCGAACGCTTCGGCATTCCCTTGCGGCTGCAATTCTATACGCCGGAGGAACTGCAGAGCATCGTCATGCGCGGGGCTTCCCTGCTTGGCATGAACCTGTTGCCCGAAGGTGCGGCGGAAGTCGCCAGCCGGTCTCGCGGAACGCCGCGCGTTGCCGGCCGCCTGCTGCGCCGGGTACGGGATTTCGCGGCCGTGGCCGGGGTTGATGAAATTGATCAGAAGGCGGCTGACGGAGCGCTTAACCGCCTCGATATCGACAAGCGCGGCCTGGATGCCATGGACCGGCGCTATCTGCACTGCATCGCCGATAATTACGGTGGTGGCCCGGTTGGTGCGGAAACCCTCGCGGCGGCATTGGCCGAACAGCGCGACGTGATCGAGGAAGTGATCGAACCTTACCTGCTGCAACAGGGCTTGCTTCAGCGCACGCCGCGCGGGCGGCTTCTGTCCGAATCCGGCTACCGCTATCTCGGCCTTGCTATGCCGAACAGGACGCCCGCCGAAGCGGCGCAAATGACCCTTCTCGACAATAATGCCGAGGGTGAGGATGTCTGA
- the ruvA gene encoding Holliday junction branch migration protein RuvA, which translates to MIAKLRGVLDSFGDGSAVIDVGGVGYLIFASSRTLAKLGDKGGTVSVHIETHVREDHIHLYGFADKAEQEMFRILQTVQGVGAKAALSILSALAPDEVLRSVAAGDAKMLTRADGVGPKLAGRIVNELKDKAVNISLGADASMPAPAGGKAAAAGESAAVADAISALVNLGYDRSIAYGAVHAAVKAMGPDADLNQLITGGLKELAS; encoded by the coding sequence GTGATCGCCAAGTTGCGGGGTGTTCTCGATTCCTTCGGTGACGGCAGCGCCGTGATCGATGTCGGCGGTGTCGGGTATCTGATCTTTGCGTCCAGCCGGACTCTCGCGAAACTGGGGGACAAGGGCGGGACTGTCTCCGTTCATATCGAAACCCATGTCCGCGAAGATCACATTCATCTCTACGGTTTCGCCGACAAGGCAGAGCAGGAGATGTTCCGGATCCTGCAGACAGTGCAGGGTGTGGGGGCCAAGGCGGCACTTTCCATCCTGTCCGCGCTGGCGCCTGACGAGGTCCTGCGGTCTGTTGCCGCCGGAGATGCCAAGATGCTGACCCGGGCGGACGGCGTCGGCCCCAAGCTGGCCGGCCGGATTGTGAACGAGCTGAAAGACAAGGCGGTGAACATCTCGCTTGGCGCCGATGCCTCGATGCCTGCACCTGCGGGCGGCAAGGCCGCCGCGGCGGGAGAGTCCGCCGCTGTCGCCGATGCGATCTCCGCCCTGGTGAATCTCGGCTATGACCGCAGTATTGCCTATGGCGCTGTTCATGCCGCTGTCAAAGCGATGGGGCCCGATGCGGACCTTAACCAGCTAATCACCGGCGGGCTGAAGGAGCTTGCTTCGTGA
- the ruvC gene encoding crossover junction endodeoxyribonuclease RuvC, whose translation MRLLGLDPGLRFTGWGVVDVDGHRLRHVANGTLKSTSSRSIAERLLELHDGVLEILDRYSPGEAAVEETFVNKNPESTLKLGLARGAVILAPAKQGLRVTEYAPNRVKKTVVGAGHANKDQVQIMVSKLLPEAAFDSADAADALAVAICHAHFAQSRHAFGETVGVSRIKQQSATGGYERAIQAALRKEMGQ comes from the coding sequence ATGAGGCTTCTCGGTCTCGACCCGGGACTCCGCTTTACCGGCTGGGGTGTGGTCGATGTGGATGGCCACCGGCTGCGCCACGTCGCCAATGGGACCCTGAAGTCCACTTCGTCCCGGTCCATTGCGGAACGTCTCCTCGAATTGCATGACGGTGTTCTGGAGATTCTCGACCGTTACAGCCCAGGTGAGGCGGCGGTCGAGGAAACTTTCGTCAACAAGAACCCGGAATCGACCCTGAAACTCGGACTGGCTCGTGGCGCCGTCATTCTAGCTCCCGCCAAGCAAGGCCTCCGGGTTACCGAGTATGCGCCGAACCGGGTGAAGAAAACTGTGGTCGGTGCCGGACACGCCAACAAGGACCAGGTCCAGATCATGGTGTCGAAGCTGCTGCCTGAGGCAGCGTTCGACTCCGCGGATGCGGCGGATGCGCTCGCGGTGGCGATCTGTCACGCACATTTCGCCCAGAGCCGCCACGCCTTCGGCGAGACGGTGGGCGTGTCCCGGATCAAACAACAATCTGCAACCGGTGGGTACGAGCGCGCGATCCAGGCGGCTCTGCGTAAGGAGATGGGCCAGTGA
- a CDS encoding YebC/PmpR family DNA-binding transcriptional regulator, which produces MAGHSQFKNIMYRKGAQDKKRAKLFTRLIREIAVAAKASTDASANPRLRSAIQAAREANMPKDNIDRVLKKAEGGGADDNYEDIRYEGYASGGVAMIVEALTDNRNRTASEVRSTFSKYGGTLGETNSVSFMFDRVGQISYPADKAEADAMFEAALEAGAENVESSEDGHVITCAPDDLSSVREALSEQFGAPEEAELSWKPQNTVPVDEDHAETIMKLLGALEDLDDVQSVSANFEIPDDVMRKLTAAA; this is translated from the coding sequence ATGGCAGGGCATTCCCAATTTAAGAACATCATGTACCGCAAGGGCGCGCAGGACAAAAAGCGCGCCAAACTGTTCACCCGGCTGATCCGAGAGATCGCGGTCGCGGCGAAGGCGAGTACCGATGCAAGTGCCAATCCGCGGCTACGGTCGGCTATTCAGGCGGCCCGCGAGGCCAATATGCCGAAGGACAATATCGACCGGGTGCTGAAGAAGGCCGAAGGCGGTGGTGCTGACGACAATTACGAGGACATCCGCTACGAGGGCTATGCCTCCGGCGGTGTCGCCATGATCGTCGAGGCATTGACCGACAACCGCAATCGGACGGCTTCCGAGGTCAGGTCCACGTTTTCCAAGTATGGCGGGACCCTGGGAGAGACCAACTCGGTCAGCTTCATGTTCGACCGCGTCGGCCAGATCTCCTATCCGGCCGACAAGGCGGAGGCAGACGCCATGTTCGAGGCGGCTCTGGAAGCAGGCGCCGAGAATGTCGAATCTTCCGAGGACGGGCATGTCATCACGTGCGCGCCTGACGATCTGAGTTCGGTGCGCGAAGCGCTCTCCGAGCAGTTCGGTGCCCCCGAGGAGGCCGAATTGTCCTGGAAGCCGCAGAACACTGTGCCGGTGGACGAAGACCACGCCGAGACCATCATGAAGCTGCTGGGCGCGCTGGAAGACTTGGATGATGTCCAGTCCGTTTCGGCGAACTTCGAGATCCCGGACGATGTTATGCGGAAACTGACGGCGGCCGCCTGA
- a CDS encoding response regulator, with the protein MSQSPTNEARFQRLSVMIVEDSQPMREVLRAMLQSVGVKNIIDARDGQHAIRKLSEYQVDLIITDWVMEEMDGIELTHWIRNDPASPDEFLPIIMVSGHTESNRIELARDAGVTEFMAKPLTGVGLIQRLVAVVEHPRPFVRTDNYFGPDRRRKVQSFDGEERRAAELRDRDARSA; encoded by the coding sequence ATGTCTCAAAGTCCGACCAACGAAGCGCGCTTTCAGCGTCTCTCGGTGATGATCGTCGAAGACAGCCAGCCCATGCGGGAAGTGCTGCGGGCGATGCTGCAGTCTGTTGGCGTCAAAAATATCATTGATGCGCGTGACGGACAGCACGCCATCCGCAAACTCAGCGAATATCAGGTCGATCTGATCATCACCGACTGGGTGATGGAGGAGATGGATGGCATTGAGCTAACCCACTGGATCCGGAACGATCCAGCCAGCCCCGATGAATTCCTGCCAATTATCATGGTCAGCGGTCACACTGAGTCGAACCGTATTGAGCTGGCCCGCGATGCGGGTGTTACCGAGTTCATGGCTAAGCCCCTCACTGGCGTCGGCCTGATCCAGCGTCTTGTAGCCGTGGTCGAACATCCGCGTCCTTTCGTCCGCACTGATAATTATTTCGGGCCCGACCGCCGCCGAAAGGTACAATCATTCGACGGAGAGGAGCGTCGCGCCGCAGAATTGCGCGACCGGGATGCACGCAGCGCCTAA
- a CDS encoding thioesterase family protein: MSGEGETETRERFRWWLEISTRWMDNDVYGHVNNVQYYSYFDTAVNTHLIREAGLDIHNSPVVGLVVETRCQFKKSLVFPDRIDAGIRVDRLGRSSVTYATALFREGDDEIAALGHFVHVYVDRATQTPVPIPEQMRAEMEKLRLE, encoded by the coding sequence GTGAGCGGGGAGGGAGAGACCGAGACCCGGGAGCGGTTCCGCTGGTGGCTGGAGATTTCGACGCGCTGGATGGACAATGACGTCTACGGGCACGTCAACAACGTCCAGTATTATTCCTATTTCGATACCGCCGTGAACACGCACCTGATCCGTGAAGCCGGGCTGGATATCCACAACAGCCCTGTCGTTGGACTGGTGGTGGAGACACGTTGCCAGTTCAAGAAATCACTGGTTTTCCCGGATCGCATCGATGCCGGTATCCGGGTAGACCGCCTCGGCCGGTCGAGCGTCACCTACGCAACAGCACTGTTCCGTGAAGGCGACGATGAAATCGCCGCGCTCGGTCATTTCGTGCATGTCTATGTCGACCGGGCAACGCAGACGCCGGTGCCGATCCCGGAGCAAATGCGTGCCGAGATGGAGAAGCTCCGCCTCGAATAA
- a CDS encoding alpha/beta hydrolase, giving the protein MKFDVNGDEAFAATGGRPFDGDKTTILMLHGAGMDHTVWSMQARYFAHHGFSVLAVDLPGHSRSAGTVPETIPAFADWCLAALDAVGAGEVMVMGHSMGSLIALEVTARLGARAKALALLGSVPEMKVHPDLLNAARTGNHVALETMVGWGVGKRAQIGGHRAPGAWVCGASMRLLEAGDYAVLATDLAACDAYDGALKAAAAVSCPALVLSGSDDKMTPAKLARPLVDALPDVRAVILPKAGHMMMIEQPDETLDVLADFFGALR; this is encoded by the coding sequence ATGAAGTTCGACGTAAATGGGGATGAAGCGTTCGCGGCGACAGGCGGCCGTCCGTTTGATGGTGACAAGACAACGATCCTGATGCTGCACGGTGCCGGGATGGATCACACGGTCTGGTCCATGCAGGCGCGCTACTTCGCGCATCACGGTTTTTCCGTCCTGGCTGTCGATCTGCCGGGGCACAGCCGCAGTGCCGGGACGGTGCCGGAGACTATTCCCGCTTTTGCTGACTGGTGTCTCGCGGCGCTGGATGCGGTCGGCGCCGGAGAGGTGATGGTCATGGGGCATTCGATGGGCTCGCTCATCGCGCTTGAGGTCACAGCCCGTCTGGGTGCTCGTGCGAAAGCGCTGGCCTTGCTCGGATCGGTACCGGAAATGAAGGTGCATCCGGACCTGCTGAATGCCGCCCGCACCGGCAATCACGTGGCGCTTGAGACCATGGTCGGCTGGGGCGTCGGCAAGCGCGCCCAGATCGGTGGTCACAGGGCACCGGGGGCCTGGGTCTGCGGCGCCAGCATGCGCTTGCTGGAGGCTGGCGACTATGCGGTGCTGGCGACCGACCTTGCCGCCTGTGATGCCTATGACGGGGCGCTAAAAGCTGCGGCGGCGGTCTCATGCCCGGCGCTGGTGCTTTCCGGCTCCGACGACAAGATGACCCCGGCCAAGCTGGCCCGGCCGCTGGTGGATGCTCTGCCGGATGTCCGAGCTGTTATTCTGCCGAAAGCGGGTCACATGATGATGATCGAACAGCCGGACGAGACGCTGGATGTGCTGGCTGACTTTTTCGGAGCGCTTCGGTGA
- a CDS encoding O-acetylhomoserine aminocarboxypropyltransferase has protein sequence MASDGNLFGFDTLALHAGQQPDSDTGARAVPIYQTTSYVFRDSEHAASLFNLERAGHIYSRISNPTVAVLEERIAALEGGVGAVATASGHAALHLAIVTLMGAGSHIVASSALYGGSHNLFSHTLPRFGIETTKVHPRDIDGFRKAIKPETRLVFAETIGNPGLEVLDIAALAEVAHEAGIPLMIDSTFTTPYLCRPFEHGADIIMHSATKWLGGHGVAIGGVLVDGGRFDWEASGKFPTLTEPYAGYHGLDFAEEFGPQALCMRARAEGLRDFGACMSPTNAFHLMQGIETLPLRMDRHVANARKVAAFLEASEAVEWVLYPELDSHPDKELATRMMPKGAGSIIAFGIKGGRDAGKTFIDRLGVWSHLANVGDAKSLVIHPASTTHQQMDAEMMKAAGLSEDLVRLSVGLEDVDDLIGDLKQALRAATARKAG, from the coding sequence ATGGCTTCAGACGGAAATCTCTTCGGTTTCGACACGCTCGCGTTGCATGCCGGACAGCAGCCGGACAGCGATACCGGCGCCCGGGCGGTGCCGATCTACCAGACCACGTCCTATGTGTTCCGGGACTCCGAGCATGCGGCCTCGCTGTTCAACCTGGAGCGGGCCGGGCACATCTATTCGCGGATTTCGAATCCGACCGTCGCGGTGCTGGAAGAACGCATTGCTGCGCTTGAGGGCGGGGTCGGCGCGGTGGCAACGGCCAGCGGTCACGCGGCCCTGCATCTCGCCATTGTCACGCTGATGGGCGCGGGCTCGCACATTGTTGCCTCCAGCGCGCTCTATGGCGGCAGCCACAACCTTTTCAGCCATACCCTGCCGCGCTTCGGCATCGAGACCACCAAGGTTCATCCGCGCGACATCGACGGCTTCCGCAAGGCGATCAAGCCGGAGACCCGTCTGGTATTTGCCGAGACGATCGGCAACCCAGGCCTTGAGGTGCTTGATATCGCCGCGCTGGCGGAAGTCGCTCATGAAGCTGGTATCCCGCTGATGATCGATTCGACCTTCACCACGCCCTATCTCTGCCGACCGTTTGAGCATGGTGCCGATATCATCATGCATTCCGCCACCAAATGGCTCGGCGGGCATGGTGTGGCCATCGGCGGCGTGCTGGTTGATGGCGGGCGGTTCGACTGGGAGGCCTCCGGCAAGTTCCCGACCCTGACGGAACCATATGCCGGTTATCACGGCCTTGATTTCGCCGAAGAATTCGGGCCGCAGGCCCTGTGTATGCGCGCCCGGGCCGAGGGCTTGCGCGATTTCGGCGCCTGCATGTCGCCGACCAACGCGTTTCATCTGATGCAGGGTATCGAGACGCTGCCGCTACGGATGGACCGGCATGTCGCCAACGCCCGCAAGGTCGCGGCCTTCCTGGAAGCGTCTGAGGCGGTGGAGTGGGTGCTCTATCCTGAGCTCGACAGCCACCCGGACAAGGAGCTGGCGACGCGGATGATGCCGAAGGGGGCGGGATCGATAATAGCGTTCGGGATAAAGGGCGGCCGCGATGCCGGGAAAACCTTCATCGACCGGCTCGGCGTCTGGTCTCACTTGGCGAATGTCGGTGACGCAAAGTCCCTTGTCATTCATCCGGCCAGCACGACGCATCAGCAGATGGATGCGGAGATGATGAAGGCGGCGGGACTGTCCGAGGATCTGGTCCGGCTTTCGGTCGGGCTTGAGGATGTGGACGACCTGATAGGCGACTTGAAACAGGCGCTGCGCGCCGCAACTGCGCGCAAGGCGGGCTAG
- a CDS encoding GNAT family N-acetyltransferase, translated as MTPVGKTAFSVRTLGHGDEAAFLALRREALTGCPTSFAAAPEDDFLQTEEDVRQLFARRNGDAVFGIFTDRLYGMAGLYRERKQKARHKVYIWSIYVAPVVRGLGAGRALMEIVISHAGTLEGVTHIYLSVSEQAGPARALYGSLGFSVWGVEPGGLIVQGVSVPIQHMVLPLP; from the coding sequence GTGACCCCGGTAGGGAAAACAGCCTTTTCCGTCCGCACGCTTGGCCATGGCGACGAAGCCGCGTTCCTTGCTCTGAGACGAGAGGCGCTGACTGGGTGTCCAACATCTTTTGCCGCCGCCCCGGAAGACGATTTCCTGCAGACCGAAGAAGATGTTCGTCAGCTGTTCGCTCGGCGGAATGGTGATGCCGTCTTCGGGATTTTTACCGATCGTCTGTATGGAATGGCGGGGCTGTACCGGGAGCGGAAACAGAAAGCACGGCATAAGGTTTATATATGGAGCATATATGTCGCACCGGTTGTGAGGGGGCTTGGCGCGGGTCGCGCCTTGATGGAAATCGTGATCTCTCATGCGGGTACACTCGAGGGTGTAACTCACATATATTTGAGTGTCTCGGAGCAGGCTGGTCCGGCGCGTGCACTTTATGGCAGTCTCGGATTCTCAGTCTGGGGAGTGGAGCCGGGAGGGCTTATCGTTCAAGGCGTTAGCGTGCCAATACAGCACATGGTTCTGCCGCTGCCATGA
- a CDS encoding UbiX family flavin prenyltransferase: MRNPQKNKLIIGISGASGVIYGIRLLEMLRALPDERKIETHLIMSRAAEITLAHETNLKVRDVEKLADVVHANKDIGAAVASGSFRTMGMIIAPCSMKSLAEIATGVTDTLLSRAADVILKERRRLVCMVRETPLHSGHLRNMLALSDMGAIIAPPVPAFYAKPESIADMVDHSVGRVLDLFDIDSGTVRRWKEDAAP; this comes from the coding sequence ATGAGAAATCCTCAAAAAAACAAGCTGATAATCGGGATCAGCGGGGCCTCGGGAGTGATCTACGGCATCCGGTTGCTTGAAATGCTCAGAGCTCTGCCGGACGAGCGGAAAATCGAGACACATCTGATCATGAGCCGTGCCGCGGAAATCACGCTGGCGCATGAAACGAATCTCAAGGTCCGGGATGTCGAGAAGCTGGCCGACGTGGTGCATGCCAACAAGGATATCGGCGCCGCCGTCGCCTCCGGATCGTTCCGGACGATGGGCATGATCATTGCCCCATGCTCGATGAAGAGTCTGGCGGAGATTGCAACGGGCGTCACCGACACGCTGCTGTCGCGCGCGGCCGACGTGATCCTGAAGGAGCGCCGCCGGTTGGTCTGCATGGTGCGGGAGACGCCGCTGCATTCCGGGCACCTGCGAAACATGCTGGCATTGTCCGACATGGGCGCGATCATTGCGCCGCCCGTTCCAGCCTTCTACGCGAAGCCGGAATCCATCGCTGATATGGTGGACCACTCCGTTGGCCGGGTGCTGGATCTTTTCGATATCGACAGCGGCACGGTCCGCCGCTGGAAGGAAGACGCTGCGCCGTGA
- a CDS encoding YdcH family protein has protein sequence MAQAQRIESLKQRHETLERNLDQERTRPMPDSAAVAEIKRKKLAIKDEMENLRP, from the coding sequence ATGGCCCAGGCACAGCGGATTGAATCGCTGAAACAACGCCACGAGACCTTGGAGCGAAACCTTGATCAGGAACGTACCAGACCCATGCCGGACAGCGCTGCTGTCGCAGAAATAAAACGGAAGAAACTTGCGATTAAAGATGAGATGGAGAATCTCAGGCCCTAG
- a CDS encoding 3-hydroxybutyrate dehydrogenase, whose product MKGKTVLVTGSTSGIGAALAEGFATEGANIVLNGLGDAAEIEKRRAALAAEHGVPVIYHGADMSIPDEIEDLVRTAEGQFGAVDILVNNAGVQYTEVIEAFPVERWDALIAINLSAPFHATRAALPGMKRRGWGRIVNIASNAGLGGSVRKSAYVAAKHGVVGLTKVIGLENAQTGVTCNAICPGWVKTPLVEVQIEDRAKRDGTSIEQATYDLLIDQQPSGRFTTVEQLAGAALFLCSSAADNMTGTALTLDGGWMAI is encoded by the coding sequence GTGAAAGGCAAGACAGTTCTCGTAACCGGTTCGACCAGCGGGATCGGCGCGGCATTGGCCGAAGGGTTCGCCACCGAGGGTGCGAATATCGTGCTGAACGGACTGGGCGATGCGGCGGAGATCGAGAAGCGACGCGCGGCCCTGGCAGCGGAGCATGGTGTTCCGGTGATCTACCATGGCGCGGATATGAGCATCCCGGATGAGATCGAAGATCTGGTCCGGACGGCCGAGGGCCAGTTCGGCGCCGTCGATATCCTCGTGAACAATGCCGGGGTGCAGTACACCGAAGTGATTGAGGCCTTCCCGGTCGAGCGCTGGGACGCACTGATCGCGATCAACCTTTCGGCTCCGTTTCATGCGACGCGCGCGGCCCTGCCTGGCATGAAGCGGCGCGGCTGGGGGCGTATCGTCAATATAGCGTCCAATGCGGGACTGGGCGGGTCGGTCCGCAAGTCGGCCTATGTGGCGGCCAAGCACGGTGTCGTCGGCCTGACCAAGGTGATCGGCCTGGAGAACGCCCAGACAGGTGTGACCTGTAATGCGATCTGCCCCGGCTGGGTGAAAACACCGCTGGTCGAAGTGCAGATTGAAGATCGGGCGAAAAGGGACGGAACCAGTATCGAGCAGGCAACCTATGACCTGCTGATCGACCAGCAGCCGTCTGGAAGGTTCACTACGGTCGAGCAGCTTGCGGGTGCCGCTCTGTTCTTGTGTAGCAGTGCCGCCGACAATATGACCGGTACCGCGCTGACACTCGACGGCGGCTGGATGGCTATCTAG
- a CDS encoding 3-hydroxybutyrate dehydrogenase yields MDGYGDKGMKGKTAVVTGSTSGIGAAMAAAFAAEGANIVINGLGDAAEIEKGRAALGAAHGVQVIYHGADMTRPEEIEDLIRTAEGQFGSVDILVNNAGIQHTAPIEDFPVDKWNAVIAINLSAAFHGMRAVLPGMKTRGWGRIINVASAHGLVASVNKSAYVAAKHGIVGLTKVAALENAQSGVTCNAICPGWVKTPLVVAQIEARAKANGTSVEDETQALLLEKQPSGQFTTVEQLAGAAVFLCGDAASNMTGTTVTLDGGWTAQ; encoded by the coding sequence ATGGACGGATACGGGGACAAGGGCATGAAGGGCAAGACGGCAGTCGTCACTGGATCGACCAGCGGCATCGGCGCGGCCATGGCGGCGGCATTCGCTGCCGAAGGCGCGAACATCGTGATTAATGGCCTGGGCGATGCGGCGGAGATCGAGAAAGGACGCGCTGCTCTGGGAGCGGCACATGGCGTTCAGGTGATCTACCATGGCGCCGACATGACCAGGCCGGAGGAGATCGAGGATCTGATCCGGACAGCCGAAGGGCAGTTCGGTTCCGTCGATATCCTCGTGAACAATGCCGGCATCCAGCATACCGCTCCCATCGAGGATTTCCCGGTGGACAAGTGGAATGCTGTGATCGCCATCAATCTTTCAGCCGCCTTCCACGGCATGCGGGCCGTTCTGCCGGGGATGAAGACGCGCGGCTGGGGCCGGATCATCAATGTGGCCTCGGCACATGGCCTTGTCGCCTCGGTGAACAAATCGGCTTATGTGGCCGCGAAGCACGGCATTGTCGGATTGACCAAGGTTGCCGCTCTGGAAAACGCCCAGAGCGGAGTGACCTGCAACGCGATCTGCCCCGGCTGGGTGAAAACGCCGCTGGTCGTCGCTCAGATCGAGGCGCGGGCCAAGGCTAACGGTACCAGTGTCGAGGACGAGACCCAGGCGCTGCTGCTGGAAAAACAGCCTTCCGGACAGTTCACCACGGTCGAGCAGCTTGCGGGAGCCGCCGTGTTCCTGTGCGGCGATGCCGCCAGCAACATGACGGGCACGACTGTCACGCTCGATGGCGGCTGGACGGCCCAGTAA